Within the Anaerolineae bacterium genome, the region CCCGAACTGAAGCTCACCCTAGAGACGGTAACCCCGCTATTCCTCGGCGGAGCTGATCCACAGGAGCCGCCCGAGTTGCGTCCGCCCGCCTTCCGCGGCGCCATGCGGTACTGGCTGCGAGCGGCGCTCGGAGGTGTCCTGGGCGATGGCGACCTAGATGCCCTGCGCCTGCTAGAAAGCCGCGTGTTCGGGAGCACTGTAGCTGCCTCCCCCATCTCCGTCCGCTTGACTGGCAACCTTGAGGCCGACCGGTATCCCATCCTGCCCCACAAGCAGAACGGCCATTCCCGGGAGGGCGGGCAGCGCCGCGCCTTCGGCCCAGATCAGACGTTTGACCTCGTGCTGGAGCAGCCGCCCGAGCTAGGCTCAGGTGCGACCTGGAAAGCCGGCTGCGCCGCTCTCAACCTAATGCTCACGTGCGGTGGCGTTGGTCTTCGCTCCCGGCGAGGGTACGGCACCCTGCGCGCTGTGCGCTCCACTGCCCCGGAGCTGGTTCCACCATCGCCGGACTCCATCTCCGGCTGGCGTCGGCGAGTCAAGGAGGCCATCGAGGGTGCGGTGGCCGCCGCCCGATTCCTGGCCCGAGACCAGAGCATGGCCGTCGTCCGTTCTCCCGCCGGGCCGGCTCAGTTTCCCTGCTTGGGCGGGGCGACGACCGTGCGCGTCTACGACGTACGCGC harbors:
- the cmr1 gene encoding type III-B CRISPR module RAMP protein Cmr1 encodes the protein MPELKLTLETVTPLFLGGADPQEPPELRPPAFRGAMRYWLRAALGGVLGDGDLDALRLLESRVFGSTVAASPISVRLTGNLEADRYPILPHKQNGHSREGGQRRAFGPDQTFDLVLEQPPELGSGATWKAGCAALNLMLTCGGVGLRSRRGYGTLRAVRSTAPELVPPSPDSISGWRRRVKEAIEGAVAAARFLARDQSMAVVRSPAGPAQFPCLGGATTVRVYDVRAHSAMDAVRQFMSKVPRNPAFGGISPRQASPLWVRPIATGRTYGLLFIILPSRFSRADYDRVEGFLKANFSIRHAGQEE